cgtttaggtactaagaaTTACCAAAAGGTACGAAAATTGGGAGAGTTTGGCGTACCAAAAGGGATGGaattataaagaatttttttgtgCTCAAAAAAATTAAGCGTCTCGCAAAAGTAAGATTTGGGcaacaatttttggaaaattgtaccGTTAGTcgaagaaatagtacgtttagtaccccaattggtactatttggtacttttttttttgtaaatcgagctttagctttgaattttgatacttcggtacactatggcaacctaaattgggaggataaatgcatttttggacTTTTGgatatttaggtactaaaaagtaccaaaacagGCACGAAATGGGTAAACATTGCACAAGGCGAACgggttgagcttaaacttggaaatttggcttaaataattgttgttgcaAACTAAAGGGGGTAAGATAGAATAAATTTGACAAATGGTACTGGAAACGGAAGAAAGGGTACGTTTAGTACatcatttggtactttatttacggattgatCTAGatctctgaaatttaacatgtagaTTCAACCAGGAAATATATGTTGGCTGACTAAGTGATTTTTTCATttatcgtacattttggtatgaaaaagtactaaatagtacgaaAAAGCTTAAATACTTTTACAGTGAACGGAGACGGGTAAAATTAAATATCTTAGTAAACATGATGGTAGTcttgaaaaaaatacaaaaagttgTACCAAATACGAAATGCTGaaatcgtaccaggagtggAGGAAAACCTACTCAattcgtactatttggtactttctttatagattgagctacagctctgaaatttcgGATACAGGCACATCTCGGCAGTATGTACCTGGCAactagaagattttgttgatattcgtacattttggtacttaaacgtacaaaatggtaccttttttacggattgagctacagctctgaaatttggaatacaggtagatcttggcagtatgtaccgggcGACTAGAATAGAGGTACAACTTGTACTGGGTGAcgagaagatttttttgaaatttgtacgtTAGGGAACTAAAAAGAAATGGTACCTTCTTTACGGAGTGaactacagctctgaaatttggaatactaAACCATTTAGTActgaaacgtacaaaatggtactttcctaTCTACCAACCTTAAAATTGccacaaacagatatattgggcgttcatgtcatggaaggaaacataggctatataacttttagATATCGAATGGAGGCAgtccctccccttaccccaagaaCGCCatacaaaaccaaaagtggaccgataggcacaatatgggtatctaatgaaaggtattggagactagaaggCGAATATCGTCTTAAaatgtgggtccaagtacccagcggtccTCCCCAATTCAAAAACTCCTCCtcaatatgggccttaaacggaaagtatttgacagtagattacaaatatgacatttaaaattAAGTCCAATTAATggaaggtcgccccacccccaagtaccctcaaatgggccaaatagccgaccatgtctatatgggactcaaatgaaaggtatttgggagtagattacgaatatgatattaaaatttaagttcaagTCTAGGTTGCGCATTTCTTACCAAAAATAAGTCAAGTAGGTTGATTGACcccttatgacaatatgggattcgatgaacaaactgacaGGAACTTACGGTcccactcaagactagagaagtgtcctccagatcgaaaccgtggttctcccgagatattcgttcggctattcacgagAGGAATGTGTCGCATTGCAGctggagacgtttcaggacgcctgagttccatgatgcctttcgctcagcaaaGAGACCActtcaataagttgattaagatagccaagaaagactactattacagacgctttacttctgtaataggctccaagagaacttaaaaggttattcgagacattGGAATTGGGAatgatactaatagatgttccaCAAACgtggacatcaatgggcttaatgatgcctttgttaatgtcccacagatcccagttgatcctaatttctatggcttcaatatctcctCCTCTCTCGaggacgactctggttttggcttcagctgtattggtcccgcCGATGTTTTTGAGTgtgtcgcgactgtaaagtctaacgctgtcggatctgatgaCATTGAttctagatttgtaagactcttgctcccccttattatacctcatgtaacctatgttttcaataggattttgaccacgagttacttttCATTAGCGTGGAATCATGCCaaggtcatcccactgcctaagaATTCCCAAGGAGtgtagaccaattgcgattctttgttacttgtcaaagatCTTTGAGAAACtgctgtatttgcaaatgtcgtcttttgtcaacgagaactctttgttatatgtgagacagtccgtgTTTCGACCTAACCGCAGCTACGTAACTGCCTTAAACGGTCATAGTAACGTGCCGGAAGAAGTATGTCCCAATGACACCGCTGGCCCATAAACAGTACCAAACCGTAATTGGTTCGGGATGCAATgttgaatgttgttgttgtctgaCCAATAACCCATATTtttgagaggatcagggtcaatttggagaatggcaagataaatttccttgttcttcttgaccattctaaggcatttggcactgtggatcattccttgttatgtgatgagatatctttacaatttttcttccacgtccgttcgtcttgttttgtcgtacctgttacactgcactcagtccgtcagttataagtcttctgtatcgttgcctctgcttgttttaaaaggtgttcctcaggcatcaattctgggtcctcttctcttttcattgtacagtaacgagtTGGCGAGTCAATTgacttattgtgaggtacatatgtacgctgacgatgtagagatatatatcggcagtccgagggatgaaattgctgaaaacatacgtctgcttaatcatgatctgtcagcacgtgggcgaaagccaatagCCTGTGTCTCAACTCTGTAAAGTCGAAGTGTgttgttatcagaaacaggctgtctcgtttttcatgtgatgtcggtatattcattaacaatgctagattggaaatcgttcctcatgcaaagagcttgggcgtggttattaacagcattttgacttggagtaatcatatcgactctgtcgttggttaGGGATATTCAAATTGGCGTAccctctgggccactcagttgGTTACTCCGCtggcgggttaggtctctcttggcaaagacttttcttgttcctggcattctctacggctgtgagttgtttgcaaATAGCGACTTGGTAGGTAGACTTAAGCTggacaccttttttaatagcgttactcgttatgtatttggcttgagacggctcCATCTGTGAATACTCTTTAACCCTGTATGGCCTCTCCTTACACCACTTGTTGTACCTGagtactttcctgcataaactggtCTACACGTGCCTGCGTGcgcaatatctgtatggattcattgatttcgccagatctattagaggtaaaaaatcattcccaaaatttatcggaggcttgtttctgaatggcatatgttcctattcgctgtacgtctctggaactcaAGACAGAGAAAGACAGAATGTAATCGTATGTGACATGCGGTTTAAGAATTTCGGTTTTGagtggagtttttttttaatattttctttaaaacccCAATTTGTGTACCAACAATGAATTTGGAACCGCAACCAAATTTGAAACTATGATAAGGCTAGAAAATCCAAATCAAAAAACCTTAAACTTGGGATTTAAGATAAAATTGCTTTAATGTTCAttgcaagaaatattttgaGTCAGTCGTTCTTGAAATTGTTCATGGGAAAGGTCACTGGAAGTCGacaataaaaaatgaaattgttgcaatTATTACTGATATGGGGATTTGTCTATAATGTGGCAAGTGCAGGTTTTAAAAGAAATGATCACATTAAAGGTTTAACTCCCCTGTCTTTATTGAATAGAAAGCAAATGTCCTTCCCGCAAATGAGACTAGTCTAGAAGATATGCAAAGGTCTTTGGAAATGTTAAAGATTAAAGTGGACATGATGGAGAAAACAAAGTAAGGTCAAAAGAAtgggattgacccaatggagtCCCTCATTGACAAGGGCTGCCGACTCaatgtacaatacactgctacaacaacaacaatagcaagaAATTTGCATCTAAATATCTCATACTCCTCTCCTCTCACTCTTTAGATCTCCCTTAACATTTGAGCAAAAAGAGAAGGCCCGCAATCATTCCAAACCTGTGTTTGATGCTCGTGTCGATGTACTGCCAGTCCACTGTCCTAACGTACCGCTTCCTTCAAATTGTGCCAAGGCCACTGCTTGCACTGAGACCAGTGGTTATTACAACATCACTGTTTCGCGCTACAACAATCACACTTTTCAGGCCTTCTGTGATTATCGCACCAAGGGAGGTGATTGGCTGCATATCCTTCAGCGCATTGATGGTACGGAAAACTTCGCTAGACCCTGGTCGGATTATGTGAATGGTTTTGGGGCCGTGGATGGTGAATATTGGATAGGTTTGGAAAATCTCTATGCCCTCACCAATCATGATGGTCCTCAAGAGTTGTATGTCTACATGCATAACTTTAATCGCTCTACACGCTATGCTCGCTACGATCATTTTGTCATTGGCAATGCTGAGCAGAAATATGCGCTAAAGTCTTTGGGCAAGTACACCGGCACCGCTGGTGATAGCCTAGCCTATTCGTTGGGAGCCTCCTTCAGTACCCATGATCAGGATAGTGATACACATGAGCAGAATTGTGCTGCCATACATAAGGGTGGCtggtggtataaaaactgtGCTCGAACGTAAGTCTTTGGTGGAAATATGcatgaaatatccattttagcTATTaactcaaacaaaatttctgttttAGCGTTCCCACTGGGTTCTATCATCAAGGAAAATACAATGGCAAATATGCGAATGGTATCTATTGGAGAGATTGGCTAGAACTCTGgtattcaatgaaatatttcgttatgatgaTAAGACGTCAGAGAATATTTTTGGATTAGTAGCAAAGGGGCGAGAAGAAAAAGAAATCTATTTCagctgaaataaatttttaaaaattattttaaatatatttaagtCTCCCATAgccatattttgaaaaacaaattaaaaaaaaaataaataaaaattccataTACAAAATGgtgttacaaaatttttaattccttaAAAAGGATTTTTGGGTTTCAAGGTCGAACGGTAGAGGCCCTGCAGAGACCAAGCTAACCATTAAAGGTCATAGCTTTTACTTACCTACCGCCAGACAAGGTTCGGTTTAAACAGGGACGCtacaaatgtagaccgatagaGACAGCGCCAAACGACGCCATCTTTTTTGCCGCAATTTTGGCATTTAttttcagtaaggtttgccatttcatgatggaaagatacacgagtcgaaattatttaaatatacTATCGAAATTCTAAGTCAGTGGCCTCAACGCCAAGAGCGCTacaatgaggctcatttctagtTGAGGGGCTTCGCTAATAAGTAAAATATGCATTATTGGTCAGACAacaatccacacgtactccatgagtcatgattgcatcccgaaaaattacagtttggtgctgtttatgggccggcggcgtcattgggccgtacttcttccgtgatgataatttttggctgaatgacttcgtcaataagcaaaatatgggTTATTGGTCAGACAAAAAGGCAAACGCACTCTATGAGTCAACATTGCTTCCCGAACCAATTACGGTTTGGTGCTGTTTATGGGCCAGCGGTGTCATTGGGACGTACTTCTTCCGGCACATTACCAtgaccgttcaatgataacggaatatttttggcaacaattggatgatatggaccaGGAGGGCATATGGTTCCAACAGGAACCATAATCGATTTATTgcaaaccaagtttggagaatgtggccgcctcggtcgtgcgatttgacgccatTAGACTGTTTCCTGTGGGGCTAAGTCAAGTTTATGGTCTATGTCAACAAGCCAGTGACAATTGATGAACTCCGTACgaatatcggccgatttataaCTGAAAACAGTCGAAAATAGGGTTCAGCGTCTGGTCTTCTGCAAGCGTACCTGTACCTGACcatacaaaataaatcgatttccatACGTAATGGCTTCAAAGGTACTTTCactgaaataaagaatttcattgttattcaaaaccgtttttttttattaaaaaaaaacttttggtaGCGCTTTTATTGAAAGGCCCTATACTTGGTCTATGGAGGAAGCACGGCTGCAAATAATAAAGGTGTGTCACTCTTTGGTTACATTTTATACATGAACTTGGCTTTCTCGTTCAGgaacaggttgtggatagtggaatgctccatacgaagtaggAGCATAGGAGTCAACCATTCCCGTGGGTCGACTTAGACCCAGATGCCTTTGGATTCACCtgatcttagtcgcagagttcctggatctggaacTCAATATCACAATAACATTgggtttacaacaacaacaacaaggataACGAAGGTGACGGACTTCCACAAAGTGGTACGAGAAGTCGAGACGCCTCTCCAATTGGAAAGTACGTTATGGCGGCCTTCCTGGATTTTAAGGGGGCATGTAACAACATTAATATAGGGTCGATAATTGCCGATAAATATCTGTCGGTGGACGGATAATCTGCCACGTGGCAGGATAATTAACGTGAACTTGAGAAATAATGGGGTCAGAATCGGGTGACAAGGGGAAACACCAAGGAAGGGTGTTTTGACCGATTTTTTGGAAACTACGGACGACGTTGCAcattgggagaaaatcgaaaactaaaaaatatgccgtgtgaaaacaggtagagatatctctttgactgggattggttagagctgaggtattaGCGAgatccggtgcaaaatttcatggtcCTAGGTTCTCTCGGCGaacctgccaaaaggcgcccggacaacctggggccttcaaattttgcacaccttaGCCCTCACCatgacaaatttcaaatttcgggTGTTCACACACGACATattttttagtgtttttttttcgaatttcttccACAGTGCGCCGTTCTACTGAACCAATGCAAATTTCTATCTACGATAAGCGAGATAATGAAAACGTCTCTGAGAAGACTGTCGTGTCAGGGAGGGCCGCCGAGCTAGTGCTCCGGTAAGTATAAGAAACCGAATTTTAAACTCCCATCTTCGAAGCGGACCAGTTATTGTGGAAGGAGGCGAAATATCTTGGCCTAGTATCTGACTCTAAACTGTCCATGAAAAGGAATGCGGCTTCCACTCCTGCAGCAGAATATTCGGTAGAAAGTGGGCAATTAGTCTGAAAACTATTTCCTGGATGAACACTTTCATTGTAAGACTAGTGCTAACCTCTGACTCACTGATGTGGAGAAGTGGACTCGTACTGGGAGTTTCAAAAGATGCAAATACTGGCTTACTTCGGAATTACGGGTGTGTTAAGGTCCATAACGCAGGCAGGTTAAGAAGTGATGCTGCATATGCAACCTCTTGAAGTCTGTATTCGGAACTAAACCGACATGGGTGCGCTTAGGATAAGGGAACTTGGCATGCTTAGGGAGAATGGGAATGGCGAAAGTTGAATTTTGGATACAACTGATGCAGTTGGTAGATTCAGGGACCTCTCAAAATACCTGGCATCAAAAACGATTTGAGGTAGGATCTTCTGGAAAggcttttcaaagaaaaaaaaaagaactctgAAGAGGAAAGAACAAAGAAGAGGTGGAACTCTGATCTTTGAGATGACACCGAAATGGAGTTAGGGGTGGGATTGCAGGTCTACTTCGAGAGACACGACATACCGATGAGTGTACCGTTTTTCAGGAATTCTTTCTGCCGGAAAAGTGTacgatctttcaggcagaggtagGTGAATTAAATCACGGGAAGAGACTTTCCatctttgaatttttcgaaattttttgcagcaaaattcgaaaaattcaagTATGCTCGAAAGTCATGtaactttttcaatttttgaattttgaacattcgattgaaaattttcgagtttcgaagccccaaaaatgCTTGAGCTAAGGACGCAGAgctgcagttcatggcttaacaCTACTATtagacacagtccccaaagttattcttcgaaaaacaagttgaaaatcgcaatttgcttgtagtaaaattggaaaaattcaagaatgttcgaaagtgctgtaactttttccaattttcgaatttcgaaaattcgatggcaaccctggattagaaatttgatcaggaatcatttggtaaacgcgtttctcaaaaattttcatttcgatatttttttacatttttcgagcaaggggttagcctttgaaaattttcgagtttcgaagccccaaaaatttttgagttaaggacgcagagttgcagttcatggcttaaaagtactattaGACAGAGTGCCTAAAgttattcttcgaaaaacaaattgaaaatcgcatttttttttactaaaattcgATAAATTCAATTATGCTCAAAAGTGATGtaactttttctaattttcgaatttcgaaaatgcgatggcaaccctggattgcaaatttgatcaggaatcatttggtatacacgtttctcaaaaattttcatttcgatatttttttgcattttcgagcaaggggttagcctttaaaaattttcgagtttcgaagccccaaaaatttttgagttaaggacgcagagttgcagttcatggcttaaaggTACTATTGGACACAGTCCGCAAAgttattcttcgaaaaacaagctgaaaatcgcagttgtcttgtagtgaagtacgaaaaattcaagtatgctcgaaagtgctgtaactttttccaattttcgaatttcgaaaatgcgatggcaaccctggattgcaaatttgatcaggaatcatttggtatacacgtttctcaaaaattttcatttcgatatttttttgcatttttcgagcaaggggttagcctttgaaaattttcgagtttcgaagccccaaaaatttttgagttaaggacgcagagttgcagttcatggcttaaaagtactattggacacagtccccaaagttattcttcgaaaaacatgctgaaaatcgaaatttgcttGTAGTAAAATACGAAAATTCAAGAATGtttgaaagtgctgtaactttttccaattttcgaatttcgaaaatgcgatggcaaccctgggttgcaaatttgatcaggaatcatttggtaaacgcgtttctcaaaaattttcatttcgaattttttttgcatttttcgagcaaggggttagcctttgaaaatattcgagtttcgaagccccaaacatttttgaattaaggacgcagagttgcagttcatggcttaaaagtactattggacacagtccccaaagtcattcttcgaaaaacaagctgaaaatcgcagttttcttgtagtgaagtacgaaaaattcaagtatgctcgaaagtgctgtaactttttccaattttcgaatttcgaaaaatgcgatggcaaccctggattgcaaatttgatcaggaatcatttggtaaacgcgtttctcaaaaattttcatttcgatatttttttgcatttttcgagcaaggggttagcctttgaaaattttcgagtttcgaagccccaaaaatttttgagttaaggacgcagagttgcagttcatggcttaaaagtactattgggcacagtccccaaagttattcttcgaaaaacaagctgaaaatcgcagttttcttgtagtgaagtacgaaaaattcaagtatgctcgaaagtgctgtaactttttccaattttcgaattttgaaaaatcgatggcaaccctggattgcaaatttgatcaggaatcatttggtatacacgtttctcaaaaattttcatttcgatatttttttgcatttttcgagcaaggggttagcctttgaaaatattcgagtttcgaagccccaaacatttttgagttaaggacgcagagttgcagttcatggcttaaaagtactattaGTCACAGTCCTCAAAgttattcttcgaaaaacaagctgaaaatcgaaatttgcttgtagtaaaattcgaaaattcaagtATGCTCGAAAGTGCCGtaactttttacaattttcgaatttcgaaaaatcgatggcaaccctggattagaaatttgatcaggaatcatttggtaaacgcgtttctcaaaaattttcatttcgatatttttttgcatttttcgagcaaggggttagcctttgaaaattttcgagtttcgaagccccaaaaatttttgagttaaggacgcagagttgcagttcatggcttaaaagtactattgggcacagtccccaaagttattctgcgaaaaacaagctgaaaatcgaaatttgcttgtagtaaaattcgaaaattcaagaatgtttgaaagtgctgtaactttttccaattttcgaatttcgaaaaatcgatggcaaccctggattgcacaTTTGgtcaggaatcatttggtaaacgcgtttctcaaaaattttcatttcgatatttttttgcatttttcgagcaaggggttagcctttgaaaattttcgagtttcgaagaCCCCAAAAATGCTTGAGCtaaggacgcagagttgcagttcatggcttaaaagtattattgggcacagtccccaaagttattcttcgaaaaacaagctaaaaATCGCAGTTTTCTTGTAGTGAAGTACGAAAAATTCAATTATGCTCTAAATTgccgtaactttttccaattttcgaatttcgaaaaatcgatggcaaccctggattgcaaatttgatcaggaatTATTTAGTAaacgcgtttctcaaaaattttcatttcgatatttttttgcatttttcgagcaaggggttagcctttgaaaattttcgagtttcgaagccccaaaaatttttgagttaaggacgcag
The Stomoxys calcitrans chromosome 3, idStoCalc2.1, whole genome shotgun sequence genome window above contains:
- the LOC106089750 gene encoding microfibril-associated glycoprotein 4, which translates into the protein MQRSLEMLKIKVDMMEKTKSPLTFEQKEKARNHSKPVFDARVDVLPVHCPNVPLPSNCAKATACTETSGYYNITVSRYNNHTFQAFCDYRTKGGDWLHILQRIDGTENFARPWSDYVNGFGAVDGEYWIGLENLYALTNHDGPQELYVYMHNFNRSTRYARYDHFVIGNAEQKYALKSLGKYTGTAGDSLAYSLGASFSTHDQDSDTHEQNCAAIHKGGWWYKNCARTVPTGFYHQGKYNGKYANGIYWRDWLELWYSMKYFVMMIRRQRIFLD